The Vibrio toranzoniae sequence TTAGCAGTGTAACCTTAGGTTGGTGATGGGTGGCTTATCAGAGCAAACTTAAAAAGAGCTCATCAGAGCTGGGCTGATACTAACAAAAAATAAAGGAGCATCAAGCTCCTTTATTTAGACTAAATCAGTTTGCATCATATTACGTGGGAAATAGGCTTATAAGTCGTTGAACTCAGGACTGTAAGCAATTTCACCGGAGTGCCCAGCAAGCGCACCTTCAACTAACTCGATAGCTTGAAAAGCACCTTCAGGCACATCCCAAGTGCAGCTCAAACCAAACTCACTCGCCGCCTTGAAACCAAAGCGGCCGTAATAGGCAGGATCACCAAGCACAACACAGGCTGGGTAACCGAAATCAACCAAAGTAGAGAAAGCATCTTCAACCAATGATTTAGCTATGCCTTGGTTGCGGAACTCTTCTTTCACAGCAAGCGGCGCAAGTCCCTGCCAGTTGTGATCTTCACCATGCAGCGTGATCGGGCTAAACATTAGGTGGCCAACCACCTCACCTTCGTCAGAACAAGCCACCAGCGATAGCGTTAAATGACTATTCTCACGTAAGCTCATAACCAAATTAGCTTCTGCATCCGTTTCAAAAACAGATTTCAATAGACGATCAATGACAAGTATATCTGCCGGTGCTTCAGTTCGAATAAGCATTCATTACCTCACTTTGTGTATCTGAGGATTGTACTCCCTTCTGCACAAAATCAGCTAATTGATTTAACAAAGTTTTCATAGGAATAGGCAATAAATCTAAATCTACGCTATCCATCAAGTTTTTAATCTCTAAACCGAGCTCAGTATCGCCCTCAATAGACAATCGACGTTGGAAGAAAAGCGTATCTGGGTCTTCTTTACGTCCTGCAATCAACACAAGGTCGTTCAGGTTTCCGCTAAAGCTTACATCTTCAGTCACTGCTTTATCAGATACAACTAGTTGCTCATTTTTGTAGCTAATATGCCAACTTAACCCCAAATCTATTATTGAAACTTTAAGCCACTTGTTTTCTAAGAACTCAAAGTCACCATCTTCCAAAGACTCCTTAAAGACACTTTTCATTGCTTCTAATAAGGCTATTTTTTGTACTTTTTTAGGCAATAACTGGACTGGAGATCGCAAAATTGATGCGGCATTTTGAACTAGTTGAGTGCGAATCTTGTTTATCACGTGACTTATCCGTAACTTTGTCAATAATATGGAATGCATCATAAATGATGCTAAGAACTCAGTTACTGTTATGTATCAATTTTGTGCCCCTTTGGCGCAAGAGCTTTGATATATTGAGAATCGTGGTATAAGTTATAGTAATTGAGTTAACAAAATACAGCAGCTCGCTGATCTCACAAGTTAATACGAACAATAAAAAAAGCTATGAGTATCTAACTATAGTGAATATTTAAGCTCTTGGAGAATTGGTAGTACTTTGATGCCTCCCCAGCAACTACAACATTGGTTTACCCAGCTAACAGCAAACAGCCCGTTATTTTTTGCCGTTCTTGATGCTCAACATAATTATTTTATGGTGAATGAGCGTTACTGTGATATTGCAGGTTTAAATCAAGCAGAGCTTGTCGGCATGAATGATCGCCAAACCTTAGGCGAACAATTTTACCAACACCTGAAACCGTATTACGAGCGTGCATTCAACGGTGAAAAAATTGAAGCCGAAATCACTCTCAACGAAACCGACCTCGATACCAGTCTTCATTTCAGCCTATCTCCTCTGACAAATGGTAACAAAATCGACTACATCGTTTTTCATGCCTTCGATACATCAGAAAACCAAGTGCTTGTTCGCTCTTTAGAAGAATCCGAAGCAAAATTTCACAAACTATCTCAACTGCTCCCTGACGGGCTATTGTTAGTCGAAAGCGACTATATTTTATCATCAAACCCAGCGGCAGCACGCTTGCTTGGTTTCAACTCCACTACTGAGTTGATTGGTGAGGAGTTGGGTCGCTTATTTATCGATGAACAAACCAAAACCGTCTTTAATAATAGGCTTAGCTCTATTATTACCGAGTCTGGCTTGGTTTGCTTAACGGGGGCCAGATGCGGTTTTGAACGTAAGGTACAATTGCATATTGATTCTACTGCCATTCTTGGAAGTAGCACCCAACTAGTGCTTATCCAAGACGCACAAGATACCGCAAAACAATTTTCACCCGCTAACAGTGAAGATGCCTACATCGATGCACTGACCAAACTCTACAACCGAGTGGGGTTTACCAAGCGTCTTGAGCAATTTATTCACAACGACACATCTGTGGTGATGCTCTACTTAGACATTGATAACTTTAAAAATATCAATGACTCACTTGGTCATCACATTGGTGACAAAGTGATTAAAGAGGTCGCCTCACGCCTTAAACGCTTACTGCCTCGTAAAGCCGTTATTGGGCATTTAGGCGGTGATGAGTTTGGTATTATCCTGCCTGAACCTGAACATCAGCAGACGCCTGAAATGCTCGCTGAAAAGATCATTTCCTTGATCAATCAACCCTTCGATCTTCACCACTTCAGTAAACGCTTAGCCTGCTCGATTGGTAGTGTGAGCTTCCCTAAAGATGGTACAGACGCACGTATCTTGCTGCAAAACGCCGACACGGCAATGTACGAAGCCAAAGATCGTGGTCGTAATCGCTTGATTAAGTTCAACGAACAGATGAACAAAGAAGCGCGTATGCGACTGTGGCTTGAGATAGAACTTCAGAAAGCACTGCAACAAAACGGACTCGAGGTTTGGTATCAACCAAAAGTAAACGCCCGTGACTTCACCATCAACGGAGCAGAAGCTCTAGTACGTTGGAAACACCCAGTAGAAGGCTATATCAGCCCTGCCGCCTTCATCCCAGTTGCAGAACGTGCCGGTCTTATCGAGCAGCTTGGTCGTGTGGTTATGCGTGAGGTATTTGCGACGGTTAAGCGCTGGAAGATGCAAGGCATCCTCCCAGGTCGCGTTGCAATCAACCTTTCTCCAGAACAGTTTGGTAACCCAAAACTGATTGATTATGTTGAAAAATTACTGCGTTCTACAGAGCTAGACCCAAGCGCTATCACTTTTGAACTGACAGAAAGTGCAGTGATGAGTGATAGTGAACACACACTGCAGATGCTCAATGCGATTAAGAAACTTGGCTTTGCGTTATCAATCGATGATTTTGGTACCGGTTATTCATCCCTGTCTTATCTGGCTCGCTTCCCAATTGACGAACTGAAGATTGACCGTGCTTTCATCTCTGATATCGATACCCTGCCAAAGCAAATCACTGTGATTGAAAACATCATCAACCTTGGTAAATCTCTCGATTTAACCGTGGTTGCAGAAGGTGTCGAAACCAGTGAGCAAGCGACGCTGCTCTCTAACCTCAACTGCAGTTCAATTCAGGGTTTCCACTTCTATCGCCCTCAGCCTAAGCAAGATGTTGAAGAGTTATTCGCGCAGAACCGCCGTCATAAGAATTAATGAGACGATTCAAATACGCTCCCCCTTTA is a genomic window containing:
- a CDS encoding bifunctional diguanylate cyclase/phosphodiesterase encodes the protein MPPQQLQHWFTQLTANSPLFFAVLDAQHNYFMVNERYCDIAGLNQAELVGMNDRQTLGEQFYQHLKPYYERAFNGEKIEAEITLNETDLDTSLHFSLSPLTNGNKIDYIVFHAFDTSENQVLVRSLEESEAKFHKLSQLLPDGLLLVESDYILSSNPAAARLLGFNSTTELIGEELGRLFIDEQTKTVFNNRLSSIITESGLVCLTGARCGFERKVQLHIDSTAILGSSTQLVLIQDAQDTAKQFSPANSEDAYIDALTKLYNRVGFTKRLEQFIHNDTSVVMLYLDIDNFKNINDSLGHHIGDKVIKEVASRLKRLLPRKAVIGHLGGDEFGIILPEPEHQQTPEMLAEKIISLINQPFDLHHFSKRLACSIGSVSFPKDGTDARILLQNADTAMYEAKDRGRNRLIKFNEQMNKEARMRLWLEIELQKALQQNGLEVWYQPKVNARDFTINGAEALVRWKHPVEGYISPAAFIPVAERAGLIEQLGRVVMREVFATVKRWKMQGILPGRVAINLSPEQFGNPKLIDYVEKLLRSTELDPSAITFELTESAVMSDSEHTLQMLNAIKKLGFALSIDDFGTGYSSLSYLARFPIDELKIDRAFISDIDTLPKQITVIENIINLGKSLDLTVVAEGVETSEQATLLSNLNCSSIQGFHFYRPQPKQDVEELFAQNRRHKN
- the ubiT gene encoding ubiquinone anaerobic biosynthesis accessory factor UbiT, producing the protein MINKIRTQLVQNAASILRSPVQLLPKKVQKIALLEAMKSVFKESLEDGDFEFLENKWLKVSIIDLGLSWHISYKNEQLVVSDKAVTEDVSFSGNLNDLVLIAGRKEDPDTLFFQRRLSIEGDTELGLEIKNLMDSVDLDLLPIPMKTLLNQLADFVQKGVQSSDTQSEVMNAYSN
- a CDS encoding GNAT family N-acetyltransferase, which encodes MLIRTEAPADILVIDRLLKSVFETDAEANLVMSLRENSHLTLSLVACSDEGEVVGHLMFSPITLHGEDHNWQGLAPLAVKEEFRNQGIAKSLVEDAFSTLVDFGYPACVVLGDPAYYGRFGFKAASEFGLSCTWDVPEGAFQAIELVEGALAGHSGEIAYSPEFNDL